In Candidatus Binatia bacterium, a genomic segment contains:
- a CDS encoding agmatine deiminase family protein produces MSSPPSGFRWPAEWEPHAATWLVWPHNPDTWPGKLSRIPPVFAQMVRALLPGERVEILVRTAAEQAAAEFVLTEHRALGAGVRFHMIDSNDSWVRDHGPVFLRNEAGTLRALDWGYNAWGAKYPDWAADALVAVRIADQLDLEVQRPGIILEGGSIDGDGQGTVLTTESCLLNPNRNPGLKRPDVEGQLARYLGAEKVLWLGEGIAGDDTDGHIDDLTRFVAPGVVVTAIETNPEDANYGPLQENRDRLSGMRDATGRVLEVVELPMPAPLRENDLRLPASYANFYIANGVVLVPVFEDAADARALGVLGELLPDRAIVGIPARDLVLGLGACHCLTQQQPADGPGSC; encoded by the coding sequence ACCCTGACACCTGGCCTGGAAAGCTCTCGCGTATCCCGCCGGTTTTTGCGCAAATGGTTCGAGCCTTGCTCCCCGGTGAGCGTGTCGAGATCCTCGTCCGCACGGCGGCGGAGCAAGCGGCGGCTGAATTTGTATTGACGGAGCACCGAGCGCTTGGCGCAGGCGTTCGATTTCACATGATTGACTCCAACGATTCGTGGGTTCGTGATCATGGGCCAGTTTTTCTTCGCAATGAAGCTGGCACCCTGCGCGCTCTGGACTGGGGTTATAATGCTTGGGGCGCAAAGTACCCGGATTGGGCTGCCGACGCGCTCGTGGCGGTTCGTATCGCCGATCAACTTGATCTGGAGGTCCAGCGGCCCGGAATTATTCTGGAGGGGGGATCGATCGATGGCGATGGTCAGGGGACGGTGCTCACCACCGAGTCCTGTCTTCTCAACCCGAACCGGAATCCCGGCCTGAAACGTCCGGATGTCGAGGGCCAGTTGGCTCGTTATCTGGGCGCTGAAAAGGTTCTCTGGCTGGGCGAGGGGATTGCGGGGGATGATACCGACGGACATATCGATGATCTGACGCGCTTTGTGGCGCCGGGTGTGGTGGTGACGGCCATCGAGACAAATCCCGAGGATGCCAATTATGGACCGCTGCAGGAAAACCGCGATCGTCTGTCGGGCATGCGGGACGCGACCGGCCGTGTGCTGGAAGTCGTGGAGCTTCCGATGCCGGCACCGCTCCGAGAAAACGATCTCCGCTTGCCCGCTTCCTACGCGAATTTCTATATCGCCAACGGGGTCGTACTGGTCCCGGTTTTCGAGGATGCGGCCGATGCCCGAGCGCTTGGAGTGCTGGGCGAATTATTGCCCGACCGGGCGATTGTCGGGATCCCCGCAAGGGATCTGGTGCTCGGCCTTGGCGCCTGCCACTGCCTGACCCAGCAGCAACCCGCCGACGGCCCCGGTAGCTGCTGA
- a CDS encoding NAD(P)/FAD-dependent oxidoreductase — MAINEDKSKTEVSMDEMRERYRHEREKRLRSDGMAQFQEFKGAFASFDEDPFVEPGFSREPIVAEHEVVIVGGGFGGMLTAVNLIREGVEDFTIVEKGGDFGGTWYWNRYPGCMCDVESYTYLPLLEETGYMPTERYASATEIFEHCQRIGNHFDLYRRAMFQTEIEGAVWNDVDHRWTITTSRGDTLTTKFFVAAGGILHKAKLPGIPGINDFEGHTFHTSRWDYAYTGGSATEPMAKLADKRVGIIGTGATGVQAVPQLARVAKEVYVFQRTPSGVGVRDNGPTDAEWFQSLKPGWQDERMSNFTAAVTGEKPEVDLVSDGWTDVLWVNTQDPAVNEGLEFEDLERIDFEVMQRLRDRVDATIEDPATAEKLKAWYGKHCKRVTFHDDYLPAFNEPNVELVDTDGLGVKQVTPKGVVVGDTEYPIDLLIFASGFEVTTPLVQRLGFDPVGRNGQTLSERWEDGARTLHGILSADFPNMLVISTVQAGFGTNFVHFLSESSKHVAWLVGACHAEKIESIEATPEAEEEWIATLWTVARGLARYSSVCTPGYYNGEGIVTKAAARNVTYPGNLQHYIDYLIRWRDAGGFVGARVVRAGEGPAKS; from the coding sequence GTGGCGATCAACGAAGACAAGTCGAAAACCGAAGTTTCCATGGACGAAATGCGCGAACGTTACCGTCATGAGCGCGAGAAAAGACTGCGCTCTGATGGAATGGCGCAGTTTCAGGAGTTCAAGGGGGCGTTTGCCTCTTTCGACGAGGATCCCTTTGTCGAGCCCGGTTTCTCTCGGGAGCCTATCGTCGCCGAGCATGAAGTCGTGATTGTGGGCGGCGGTTTTGGCGGCATGCTCACGGCCGTCAATCTGATCCGGGAGGGTGTCGAGGACTTCACGATTGTCGAGAAGGGCGGGGACTTCGGCGGGACCTGGTACTGGAATCGTTACCCCGGATGTATGTGCGATGTAGAGTCCTACACATACTTGCCGCTGCTTGAGGAAACCGGCTACATGCCTACCGAGAGGTACGCGAGTGCAACCGAGATCTTCGAGCATTGCCAGCGGATCGGAAACCATTTCGACCTCTACCGACGCGCCATGTTCCAGACTGAAATCGAGGGTGCGGTCTGGAACGATGTCGACCATCGGTGGACGATCACCACCAGTCGGGGCGATACGTTGACCACGAAGTTCTTCGTGGCTGCCGGCGGAATCCTGCACAAGGCCAAACTGCCGGGCATCCCGGGCATCAACGATTTCGAGGGGCATACCTTCCACACCAGTCGTTGGGACTATGCCTACACCGGAGGAAGCGCGACCGAGCCCATGGCCAAGCTCGCCGACAAGCGCGTCGGGATCATCGGGACCGGTGCAACCGGCGTCCAGGCCGTACCTCAACTCGCCCGGGTGGCGAAAGAAGTCTACGTCTTCCAGCGCACGCCCTCGGGCGTTGGCGTGCGGGATAATGGACCGACAGATGCGGAGTGGTTTCAATCGCTGAAGCCCGGCTGGCAGGATGAGCGGATGTCGAACTTTACGGCCGCCGTGACCGGAGAAAAGCCCGAGGTGGATCTCGTCTCGGATGGTTGGACGGATGTTTTGTGGGTCAACACTCAGGACCCTGCGGTCAACGAGGGTCTCGAATTCGAGGACCTCGAGCGAATCGACTTCGAAGTCATGCAGCGATTGCGGGATCGCGTCGATGCGACGATCGAGGACCCCGCGACGGCCGAAAAGCTCAAGGCCTGGTACGGCAAGCACTGCAAACGGGTCACCTTCCATGACGATTATCTGCCGGCTTTCAACGAACCGAATGTCGAGCTGGTCGATACCGACGGTCTGGGGGTCAAGCAGGTGACACCGAAGGGGGTCGTGGTCGGCGATACCGAGTACCCGATCGACCTGCTGATTTTTGCCTCCGGATTTGAGGTCACGACACCTCTGGTGCAGCGACTGGGCTTCGATCCGGTCGGCCGAAACGGCCAGACGCTCAGCGAGCGTTGGGAGGATGGCGCTCGGACCCTGCATGGAATTCTATCGGCCGATTTTCCGAATATGCTGGTGATCAGCACCGTCCAGGCCGGGTTCGGCACGAACTTCGTTCATTTCCTCTCGGAGTCCTCCAAGCACGTAGCCTGGTTGGTTGGCGCCTGTCATGCCGAAAAGATCGAGAGCATCGAAGCCACGCCCGAGGCTGAGGAGGAGTGGATTGCCACCCTCTGGACAGTTGCCCGAGGCCTCGCACGGTATTCGTCGGTCTGCACGCCGGGTTACTACAATGGGGAGGGGATTGTGACCAAGGCGGCGGCCCGCAATGTCACCTATCCGGGAAATCTCCAGCACTATATCGATTATTTGATCCGGTGGCGGGATGCAGGCGGTTTCGTAGGCGCTCGAGTGGTTCGCGCGGGCGAGGGGCCGGCGAAGTCCTAG